The region TGCTGTACGCGCCGACGTGGGAGGGCGACAGGGCATCGATGGCATACGGGTCGGTGCGCACGCACGGAGTGGCGCTCGTCGAGGCGCTGGTGGCCACCGGCCGGCATCGTGTGATCTACCGCCCCCACCCCCGTACGGGGGTGATGGACGACGACTACCGGGCCGCGAGCGAGCGGATCGTGGGGCTGCTGACGGCGGCCAACGAAGCGGACCCCGCCGCGCACCACGTGCACGATGACGGGCCCGAGATCGGCTGGCAGCTGACGGCGGCCGACGTGGCCGTGCTCGATGTGTCTGCCATGATCTACGACCGCCTCGCCACGGGGCGCCCCCTCCTCGTGACCCGCCCGACAAGCTCCGAGGCGGAGATCGACGCGAGTGGATACCTCTCGGCGTGCGAATGGCTCACGGCCGAGGAGGCCGCCGGGGACGGGGCGGCGGCGATCGAGCGCGTGCGCGTCGACGCTGAGGCGATCGACAGGCTGAGCCGCTGGTCGGCACGGTATTTCGGCGATACGACGCCGGGGGCAGCGACCGCCCGGTTCGAGGCGGCGATCGACCGACTCTGGGAGGCCGCTGCCGGGCGTCCCGAGGCCTGAGATGCGCCGTCGTCGCCGGTATCCTGGAGGGATGGGTGTGGTCTCAGATGGCAAGAAGGCGTATCGACTGCTGCAGAAGGCCCTCGCCTCGCGTTCAGCCGTGCAGCGGGTGCGTCGACGGCTCGCCGCGCAGGGGCCGCATCCGCATCAGCACTACCGCATCGCGGTCTACTTCGCTGACGGGGCGGTCAACATGTACCAGATGCGTCAGTGGTACCGTCCGCTCGCGGAGCTCGCGAAGCGCTGGCCCGTCGTCGTGCTCTCGCGCAGCGCGACCGGCGCCGAGAAGCTGATCGAGGAGGACGGCCCGCCCGTGGCCTTCGTGCCCACGGTGCGCGATCTCGAGAAGTTCATCGCCAAGCAGGACATCCGCATCGTCCTCTACGTGAACCAGAACACCCGCAATTTCCAGATGTTCCGCTACGGCCGTCGCTGGCATGTGTTCATCAACCACGGCGAGTCCGACAAGATGTACATGACCACGAATCAGTACAAGGCATACGACTACGCGCTGATCGCGGGTCAGGCGGCGCGGGAACGGCTGAGCCGCACTCTGTGGGACTACGACCTCGACAAGCGCGCGATCGAGATCGGCCGGCCGCAGGCCGACCATTATTCGGGCACCCTCCCGTACACGCCGGATGAGCGTCAGGTCGTTCTCTACGCACCCACCTGGGAGGGGGACCGTCCGTCGGCGCACTACGGCTCGATCGTCTCGCACGGTGAGAAGCTCGTCACCGAGTTGCTGGCCACAGGGCATCACCGGGTGATCTACCGTCCGCACCCGCGCAGCGGCGTGGTCGACGACGAGTACGGCGCCGCGCACCGGCGGATCCTGGCGGCGATCGCGGAGGCGAACGCCGCAAATGCCGCAGCGCAGCACGTGTACGACGACGGACCGGAGCTCGGCTGGCAGCTCGCCGCCGCCGACGTCGCAGTCGTCGACATCTCCGCGATGGTCTACGACCGTCTCGCCGCAGGCAAGCCGCTGCTGATCACGCGGCCGGCCGACGAGCGCGCATCCATCGACACCACGGGGTACCTCTCGGCGTGCGAATGGCTCACCGTGGACGGCGCCGCCGACATCGTCGCCGAGGTCGAGCGGGTCGCGGCCGACGACGAGGCGGTCACGCGCCTGCGGACCTGGGTGCAGCACTACTTCGGCGACACGACGCCGGGGGCGGCGACCGCGAAGTTCCATGGCGCCATCGAGCAGCTCATGCAGAAGTGGGACGAGTGGCACGCCCGGGATGCGGGTGGCGACGCCCCCGACGATGACGACCAAGACGCCCCCGAGGACGACGACTGATGCAGCTGCCGCGCACACGCGCGCTCGCCGATCCGCTGATCGTCCTCGACACCTGCGGTTCGACCAACGCCGAGCTGCGGGGTCGTATCGAGGCGGGGGAGCGCCTGGGACACCCCGCCATGCTGCTCACCGACGCGCAGACGGCCGGCCGTGGCCGGCTGGATCGCACCTGGGCGACCCCGGCGGGCTCGGCGCTCGCCGCGTCGACACTGCTGCGCGACCTGCCGGCCGACATCGACGCATGGGGGTGGGTCCCGCTGGCGGCAGGTGTCGCGATGACGGATGCTGTGGCTGCGCAGCTTCCCGGGCGCGACGTGGGGCTCAAGTGGCCGAACGACGTGCTCGTCGACGGACGGAAGATCTGCGGCATCCTCGCCGAGGTCACCGCGCAGGGGATCGTCGTCGGCACCGGCGTGAATACATCGATGACCGAGGCCCAGCTGCCGGTGCAGACCGCGACCTCCTTCGCGGTCCTGGGCGTGAGCGTCGACGCCGACAGGCTGCTGGCCGAGTACCTGTCCGAGCTCATCGCTCTCGTCGACGGACTCATCAAGAGCGCCGACGCCGTCGCGTCCGGCCTGCACGCCGAAGCCGAACGGCGCTGCCTCAGCATCGGCCGGGATGTGGACGTCACGCTGCCCGGCGGAGACGTGCTGCACGGACGCGCTGTGCGGCTGCAGCACGACGGATGCCTGGTGGTGGACATCGGCGGGACGACGAGGGCAGTGGCATCCGGAGATGTCGTCCACGCCCGCCTCGCCTGAACGCGAGCGGGCACGCCCCGATCCGGCACGCCCGGCGGGCCTGCCGCGCCGACGCCGGGTCGCGGGCACAATGGAGGTGTGACCCAGCCCGTGACTCTCGGTGGTCGGCCGAAGATGCCGCCCCCGGGTGCGCCTGTCGAAGAGCTGCTGGTGGCGCGTTTTCGCAGCCACGCACGGCGGCTGTTCTGGCCGGCCCTGCTGCTCATCGCGACGACGGGTGCGACGGCGTACCTCTACGGCAATCTGCCCGCTCCGTTCGAGGACTGGATGCTGCTGGCCGCCGCTGGAATCGTGATCCTGCTGTTCGTCGTGCTGCCGTACCTGTTCTGGATCTCGCGCACCTGCACGATCACCACGCGCCGGGTCATCCTGCGCGAGGGACTCGGCTCTCGGCGCAGACGGGAGCTCTCGCACATGCGCGGCTACTCGATCGGCGTGCGCCGGGGCCCGCTGCAACGACTGTGGGGCGCAGGGACGATCACGCTGAGCAACGGCGTCGACGCACCCATGCGACTGCAGAACGTTCCGATGGCCAACCTCGTGCACGAGGTGCTCGCCGACCAGGTCGAGGTGAACCAGATCCTCGCTCATCGCGACGCCCAGGCGGCGAGTCCGTCCGTCTGACCTCGGGGCGTCCGAGGGCACTCGCGGAGTGCGCGAGAATGGATGCGACGAAAGGGGCGCTGCATGACCGTGCGCGTGGGTGTGATCGGCGGAGGACAGCTTGCTCGGATGATGATCGCTCCTGCGGTCGAACTCGGGCTCGACATCCGGGTGCTCGCCGAGGACGAGGGCATGTCGGCCCAGCTCGCGGCCACGGCGGTGGGCGACTACCGCGACCTCGAGACCGTGCGTGCCTTCGCCAATGACGTCGACGTCATCACCTTCGACCACGAGCACGTCCCGCAGGAGGTGCTTCGCGCGCTCGTCGCTGACGGTGCGCAGGTGCATCCGGGCCCCGACGCCCTGCAGTACGCGCAGGACAAGCTGGTCATGCGAGCGCGGCTCGCCGAGCTCGGCGTGCCGCAGCCCGACTGGGCGCCGGTGCGCGATGCCGACGAGCTGCAGCGCTTCATCGACGAGCACAACGGAGGCGCGGTGGTGAAGACGCCGAGGGGCGGTTATGACGGCAAGGGCGTGCGGGTCGTGCGCTCGGGCGCCGAGGCCGCCGACTGGTTCGACGCCGCAGCCGGCGAGGCCCTGCTCGTCGAGGAGCTCGTTTCCTTCCGTCGCGAGCTGGCGCAGCAGATCGCCCGTCGCCCGAGCGGCGACATGGCCGCCTACCCGGTCGTCGAGACCGTCCAGCGCGACGGCGTGTGCGCCGAGGTCATCGCGCCGGCGCCCGACACGACAGAGCGGCTCGTCGAGGTCGCCGAGCAGATCGGCCGGCGGATCGCCGAGGGCATCGGCGTGACGGGGATGCTGGCGGTCGAGCTCTTCGAGACCGATGACGAGCGGATCCTGGTGAACGAGCTGGCCATGCGTCCGCACAACAGCGGTCACTGGAGCCAGGACGGCGCCGTCACCGGGCAGTTCGAGCAGCACCTGCGGGCCGTCGCCGACCTTCCTCTCGGCGGCACCGAACCTCGTCAGCCGTGGACGGTCATGATCAACATCCTCGGGGGCCCGCAGGACGGAACCCTCGCGGAGCGATTCGCCCCCGCCATGCAGCAGCACCCCGAGGCGAAGATCCACACCTACGGCAAGGCTCCGCGCCCTGGTCGCAAGGTCGGTCACGTGAACGTCTCGGGCGACGATCTCGACGATGTCGCCTACATCGCACGGGTCACCGCGTCGCTCTTCCTCTGAGCCGATCGGGGGTGCCGACGAGCCGACGCGGCGCGTGCCGCTGCGAACTTCTCACAGAGGCGCCCCGTAACCTGTCATGGTGACTGAGCCACTGCACTCCTCGAGCTCGCCCCTGGTCGGCGTCGTGATGGGATCCGACTCCGACTGGCGCGTGATGGGCGACGCCTCACAGGCGCTCACCGACTTCGGCATCGCGCATGAGGTCGAGGTCGTGTCGGCGCACCGCACGCCAGACAAGCTGATGAGCTACGCGCGAGAGGCACGCAGCCGCGGTGTCCGCGTCATCATCGCGGGCGCCGGGGGAGCAGCGCACCTGCCCGGCATGATCGCCTCGATGACCGCCCTGCCGGTCATCGGCGTCCCGGTGCCGCTCGCATATCTCGACGGCATGGACTCGCTGCTGTCGATCGTGCAGATGCCCGCCGGCATCCCCGTCGCGACCGTGTCGATCGGTGGTGCGCGCAACGCCGGCCTGCTCGCGGCTCGCATCCTGGGCACCTCCGATGCGGCTCTCGCGGATCGCGTCGAGGAGTACGCGGCCGAGCTCGAGCGTCAGGTCGAGCAGAAGAACCATCGGCTGAAGGACTCCCTGTGACCTTGGCCGCTCCGCACGCCTCCGCGCGAGGCGGGCGGCCGCTCATCGAGACGCGCCCGCTGCGCTACCCCGACACCGCCGACGAGGCCACGATGGCGCGACGGGGCTGGTGGCTCGTCGTGCTGAACGCGCTCATCCCCGGGTCGGCGCAGGTGCTCGCCGGAAACAGGCGTCTCGGGCGCTTCGGCCTCGGCGCGACCCTGTCGGGCTGGCTCCTCGTGCTCATCGGCGCGGGCCTCGCGCTGTTCGGCCGCGGTGCGCTCGTCTGGCTCGTCGTCGGCCCGCTGTCGTGGTTCGTGCTCACCCTCGTGCAGGTGCTGCTCATCGGCTACGCGATCCTGTGGGTCGTGCTCACGATCGACGCCCTGCGCCTGGTGCGGCTGATCAGGGTGCCGACCGTGTCACGCTGGGCGCTGCCCGTGGCATCCGTCCTGGTGCTCTCACTGGCAGCATCCGGCGCCGTCTACGGGTCGACCGTCGCGGCCTCCAGCCGCGGCGCCATCGGAAGCATCTTCGGCGGCGGAGGACCGAGCCTGCCGCCCAGCGACGGCTACTACAACATCCTCCTGCTCGGTGCGGACAGCGGCGACGGCCGGGACTCCATGCGCTTCGACAGCATCTCCGTCGTCTCGGTCAACGCCGAGAGCGGTGCCGTGACGATCACCGGCATCCCGCGCGAGCTGCCCAACGCGCCCTTCAGCGAGGGCAGCCCCATGCAGGAGCTGTACCCGAACGGGTTCGAGGGCCACTCGAGCCGCACGTGCGGCTGGAACCCGTGGATGAACCACATCCGCAATGCCGCTGAGGTCTGCCGCGAGGATCATGGAACCGGGCTGTATCCGGACGCCGCGAAGCACGACTCCGCGCCAGGCATCGAGGCCACGAAGGACGCAGCGGAGGGTGCGCTCGGGATCGAGATCCCGTACTACGTCTTCGTCGACATGGATGCCTTCGCGGAGCTGATCGACGCACTCGGCGGTGTCGACATCGAGGTCACCGAGCGCCTGCCCAAGGGCGGCGGACCAGGTGACACGGGCCGCCCGGTCGAGGAGTGGGCGACCGGCTGGATCGAGCCGGGCATGCAGCACATGGACGGGGATACCGCGCAGTGGTACGCGCGGTCGCGCTACACCACCAGCGACTGGGACCGCATGAAGCGTCAGCGTCAGCTGCAGGTGGCCATCCTCGATCAGTTCACTCCCGAGAATGTGGTCGCGCGCTTCAACGAGATCGCGGCCGCCGGAACGGCTCTCGTCGAGACGGACCTGCCGCAGGACAAGCTGCCGGAGTTCTTCGGCCTCGTGATGAAGGCCAAGGAGCAGAAGGTCGCGCAGATCGAGCTCACACCCGAATCCGGTGTAGACGAGCACGAGCCCGACTACGCGCGCATTCGCGACATGATCCAGCAGACGCTGCATCCGCCGACGCAGACGCCGGCGACGGACGGCTCCTGATCCCGGCATAGGGGCTGCGCGGTTCGCCACGCAACCCCGTGGCGTCACCCGCCGAGCTGCGGTCGACTGGGGCAGTGAGCGCAGATGACATCGACCGTGTCGCACGGGACTCCTTCGGAATCGATCGGCTGAAAGGCGCGCAGCGGGATGCCATCGCGGCAGCCGTGCGCGGTCGGGACGTGCTCGGGGTGCTGGCCACCGGATACGGGAAATCGGCGATGTACCAGGTCGCGGCGACCCTTCGTGAGGGCGTGACCGTCGTGGTGTCGCCGTTGATCGCGCTTCAGGAAGACCAGCTGGTCGGCATGGAGAACTCTCCGGACGCCCCGGCCGGGGTCGTCCTGAACTCGGCAGGCGGGGTGCGCCGCACGCGCGAGGCATGGCGGATGCTGCGCAGCGGCGGCGCTCGGATCGTGCTGCTCGCGCCCGAGCAGCTGGCCAAGGATGACGTCCTCGAGGCGCTTGCTGAGCTCGACGTGACTCTTCTCGTGGTCGACGAGGCGCACTGCATCGCGTCATGGGGGCATGACTTCCGCCCTGACTACCTCACGCTCGGCGCCGCGGCCGACCGCCTCGGACGGCCGCCGATCATGGCGCTCACGGCGACGGCATCGACACCTGTCCGCGCGGAGATCGTGCGGCGACTGGACCTTCACGATCCTCTCGAATGCATCGGCGATCTCGACCGACCGAACATCTCGCTGGAGGTTCGCAGGCATACCGACGATGCCGCGAAGAGGGCTGCTGTCGTGGACGAGGTCGTGCAGCTGGCGAAGCCAGGGCTCGTCTACACGGCCACCCGGCGCGACACCGAGAGCTACGCCGAGCTGCTGCAGGCGCGGGGTCTGCGCGCGGCGGCGTACCACGCGGGCATGGCGGCGAAGCGCCGCGATCGGGTGCACGAGGACCTCCTCGAGGGCAGGCTCGACGTCGTCGTCGCCACCTGCGCGTTCGGGATGGGGATCGACAAGCCGGATGTGCGGTTCGTGGTGCACGCCGATGCTCCGGAGTCGCTGGACGCGTACTACCAGGAGATCGGTCGAGCCGGCCGCGACGGGCAGCCGGCAGTCGCCGTTCTGCACTTCCGCCCGGAGGATCTCGCGCTGCGCAGGTTCTTCACCGGGGGCGGGCCATCGGCGGGGGAGCTGCGAAAGGTGCTGCGTGCGCTGGGCGGCGGGGTAAGCAAGCGCACGGAGCTCGCTGAGGCATCCGGGCTGTCGAGCCGTCGCGTCACCGCCCTGCTGGCGCTGCTGTCCGACACCGGGCACGTGCGCATCGGCAGGCAGGGTGTGCGGCTGCTCACGCCGGGGGACCCCGCCGAGGCTGTCTCGGACGCGCGGGAGCGGGCGGACGAGCGCGAGCGCATCGAGCAGACCAGGATCGAGATGATGCGCTCGTACGCCGAGAGCCGCAGGTGCCGGCGTCGAACCCTGCTGCACTACTTCGGCGAGGATCTGGGCGAGAAGTGCGGCAACTGCGACCTGTGCGAGGAGGGCGAGCCCTCGACCCCGGACGGCGGGTGGGCAGAGGGCGCGTTCGGCGTGGACGATCGCGTGCGCCACGAGGAGTGGGGGCCGGGCACCGTCATGTCGGTGGAGGAGGACCGGATGACCGTCTTCTTCGAGGCGGAGGGGTACCGGGTGCTCTCTCTCGAGCTGATCGCCGAGAAGGATCTCGTCGAGCTCGAGAAGTGACAAGCGCTGCCGAGTGCGACGATCGCCGGTGGGGCGACCCGGGTGGCCGTGGCCGCGAGGTTAGGCTGACCTCATGAGTGTGCAGCTGCGTGTCGTGTTCGACCAGATCGGCGTCGATGCCGACCTGGCGAGAGCAGGGCTCGGACTCGCTGAGGGGCTGATCCGCACCGCGCCGCGCGGTTGCGGCGTCTCTGCCATCGCGCCGAGCGGCACGTCGGTGACGATGCCCGGCCTGCACGAGATCCGCACCCTGCCTCTGGCTCGGCGCGAGCTGGCCGGCGCCTGGCAGATGGGCATCACCGCCGGAGTCGGCGGCGGTCTCATCCACTCGCCGACGCTGCTGGCTCCGCTGGTCCGTCATGACCGCGTGCACGATCACGACCAGACCACCGTGACGCTCTGGGACCTGTGCGCCTGGGAGAGTCCGGACACACTGTCGAAGGCGAGTGTGGTGTGGCAGCGGTCGATGCTCAAGCGCGCCGTCAAGCACGCGGATGCGGTGATCGTGCCCTCCCATGCCATGGCGGAGCGCCTCGACGAGATCGCGCCACTGGGCGACCGCATCCGGGTGATCGCCGGTGCAGCGCCGACCGGGTTCCGCTCACCTGATGATGCCGCGGCGCTGCGCGCCGGCTTGCAGCTGCCCCGTGACTACGTGGTCCTCACAGGGGACGCCGCATCGCTCGAGCAGGGCTTCCGAGCGACGGCGCACGCCGGGACGGATGCGGTGGTGGTGGATGCCGAGGAGGGCACCGAGCCCACGCTCGCCGACCTGGCCGCGGCGGCGGGGCTGCCTCACGGACGCGTGCACATCAGGGGCGTGCTCGACGATGCATCGCGAGCGGCGACGCTCGCCGGGGCCCGGGCGGTCGTCGCCTCCTCTCCGGCGATGTGCTGGCCGTGGCGTCTGATCGAGGCGATGGAACTCGGTGTCCCGATCGTGGCGGTGGAGTCGGGCGTGCACCGCGACGTCCTCGCCGACGGGGGAGCGGTCGTGGCCTCGGACGAGTTGTCCGACGCGCTCGTCGATGCGCTCGGATCGGGTCGGGAGCGCCTGCGGGTTCTCGGGTCGGATCGGGCCAGGGCGTTCTCCTGGCCGAGCTCGGCCGAACGCGTCTGGGCCCTGCACGCGGAACTCTGAGAGAACGTTCAGAGTCGCGCGACACGCCGAGCGAGATCCCGCAATATACCGCCCCAGTGGCATCATCTCGCAACTTCAGTCACACTATTCACATGCATTCACGTGGATTGCGCCCCCGAATGGTGTCAAGGACGGCTCGTTGGGCGACGACGATCGTCGCCGTGCTCGCGCTGCTTCTCGGCACCGCCGTGCCTGCGACGGCCGCTGCGGCTCCTGTGGCGGCCGGCGTCAACGGCCCCGCGAAGATGTCGCTCAGCGGCTGGTCGGCGGGCAACATCATCAGCGATGCGGTCTTCACCGACCGCACGACGATGACCGAGGCGCAGATCCAGAGCTTCTTCAACTCGAAGGTCAAGACCTGCCGGGGCGGCACCGACAAGTACGGGCCGATCATCTGCCTGAAGGACTACAAGACGGATTCGGTGTCCCGCTCCGCGGATGCGTACTGCAAGGGCTACACGGGGGCCCGCGGCGAGTCCGCGGCGCGGATCATCCACCGCGTCGCGCAGTCGTGCGGCATCAACCCGCAGGTGCTGATCGTCATGCTGCAGAAGGAGCAGGGTCTGGTCACGCACACGTATCCGAGCAAGTGGCGGTACGACAAGGCGCTCGGCCAGGGCTGCCCAGACGACGCTCCCTGCAATCCCGCGTATGTCGGCTTCTTCCACCAGATCTACGGCGCAGCGCGCCAGATGCAGATCTACATGGAGGGCAGGTACTTCACGTGGTACAAGCCCGGCAACACCTGGAAGATCCGCTATGACGTCGAGATCTCCTGTGGCTCGTCGCCCGTCTACGTCGCCAACAAGGCGACCTCGGCCCTGTACTACTACACGCCCTATCAGCCCAACGCGGCATCGCTCAGGGCCGGCTACGGCACGGGAGACGGCTGCTCGAGCTACGGCAACCGCAACTTCTACAACTACTTCACCGATTGGTTCGGGTCGACGCAGAAGCCTGCCGTGACAGTCGACCCGCTGCGAGACATCAAGGCGCTGTACACCTCGCTCGGCGGATCCACCGGCGTCCTGGGCGCGGTCAAGACGAATCCGTCGTGCACGGCGACCACGGCGCGGTGCACTCAGACCTATGCCAACGGGATCATCACCTGGACGAAAGCACGCGGTGCGCTGACGGTCTACGGGCCGATATACAAGGAGTACCTCGTGCAAGGCGGCCTGGGCGGTGCGCTCGGGTACCCGAAGGAGACGCCGCGCGCCATCACGGATCCGAACGGGAACGGCGTCGGCCAGCAGTTCGACAGCGGATGGATCCACCAGTCAGCCGCAGGGACATTCGCCTCGTCGACCCGCTTCATGACGGCGTACAGCGCAGCGGGCTGGCTGCGCGGCTCGCTGGGCTGGCCGACCAGCCGCGAGACGTGCACCAGCGCATCGTGCGTGCAGGACTTCACCGGCGGTTTCATCGGCGCAGCCACGGGCAAGCCGGCATTCGCGACGCTGAAGGCCACGTCGAAGTCGATCGATGCGCTGCACGCCGCGCAGGGAGGATCGGCTGGCGTGCTCGGGGCGCAGGCGGGGGACAGGACCCTCGTCACCGACCCCAACGGCCATGGCCTCGCCCAGCACTACCAGAACGGGTACATCCATGCGTCGGAAGCAGGGACGTTCGCCACATCGGCGACCCTCATGACGACGTACAGCAAGGCCGGCTGGCTGCGCGGAGCCCTGGGATGGCCCGTGAACGCGGAGCAGAGGATCACCGACCCGAACGGCAACGGCGTGGTGCAGGGCTTCCAAGGCGGGTGGATCCACTCCTCGGCCTCGGGCACCTTCAGCACATCGAGCAGGATCATGACCGCATACAGTGCAGCGGGGTGGCTGCGCGGTGCGCTCGGCTGGCCGGCCAGCGCCGAGGTCTGCACCGGCGCGGTATGCGCGCAGGCGTTCGCAGGAGGCCTCATCAGCTTCTCCGGTTCCAGCCTGGCAGCCTCCACCATCGGCGTCAGCGCCGCCGCGATCACGAAGGTCCACACCGCCTCCGGTGGCATCAAGGGCCCGCTGGGCGCCGCCACCGAGAGCGCCGGTGTCGTCGCCAGCGAGAACGGCAGCGGTCTCACCCGTGGCTTCGCGGGCGGACGCATCCATTCCTCCGCATCCGGGACGTTCGCATCCTCGGCGACGATCATGACGGCGTACAGTGCGGCGGGGTGGCTGCGCGGCAAGCTCGGCTGGCCGACGGGCGCGGAGAGCTGCGCGGGAACGTACTGCTCGCAGGCGTTCCAGGGCGGTTCCATCGCCTACACCAAGGGCAAGGCGGCAGTGGCGCTGGTCGGCGTCGCGCCTGGCGCGATCGATGCGGCCTACAAGGCTGCCGGCGGTTCTGCCGGTGCGCTGGGGAACGCGGTGGCGGATGTCTCTGTGGTGTCGGATCGCAACGGCAACGGTCTCGCCAGGAAGTACCAGCGAGGCTTCATCCATGCATCCGCGGCGGGGACGTTCTCGTCGTCGACGACGATCATGACGGCGTACAGTGCGGCGGGGTGGCTGCGCGGCAAGCTCGGCTGGCCGACGGGCGCGGAGAGCTGCGCGGGAACGTACTGCTCGCAGGCGTTCCAGGGCGGTTCCATCGCCTACACCAAGGGCAAGGCGGCAGTGGCGCTGGTCGGCGTCGCGCCTGGCGCGATCGATGCGGCCTACAAGGCCGCCGGCGGTTCTGCCGGTGCGCTGGGGAACGCGGTGGCGGATGTCTCTGTGGTGTCGGATCGCAACGGCAACGGTCTCGCCAGGAAGTACGAGCGAGGCTTCATCCATGCATCCGCGGCGGGGACGTTCTCGTCGTCGACGACGATCATGACGGCGTACAGTGCGGCGGGGTGGCTGCGCGGCAAGCTCGGCTGGCCGACGGGCGCGGAGACCTGCTCGGCGACCTCGTGCTCGCAGGCCTTCCGCGGCGGCTCCATCACCTACGCCATCGGCAAGCCGGCCACCGTCTCGTACCGCTGACGGGCCGGCCATGAGAAGGCTCGGGACCGCCGTCAGATAGACTCGAGAGCATGAGAGTACTGCTCACGGGAGCTGACGGATTCATCGGATCGCACCTGGCGGAGCAGCTGGTTCGGGACGGACACGATGTGCGAGCCCTCGTGCTCTACAACTCGTTCGACTCCCGCGGCTGGCTCGACGGCATCTCCGACGATGTCGCGAGCGAGATCGAGTTCCTGCCGGGCGATGTGCGTGATCCCGCGCTGATGATGTCGGCAGTGCGTGACCGGGATGCTGTGCTGCACCTCGCAGCGCTGATCGCCATCCCCTACTCGTACGCGGCTCCGGATCTGTACGTGCAGACGAACATCCAGGGCACCCTCAACCTGCTCAACGCCGCACGCGCGGCGGACGTCTCGAGGTTCATCCACACGTCGACGAGCGAGGTGTACGGCACTGCCCGCTACGTGCCCATGGACGAGGGGCACCCGCTGCAGGGCCAGTCTCCGTACTCGGCCTCGAAGATCGGCGCCGACCAGATGGTCAAGGCCTTCCATTCCTCGTTCGGCCTTCCCGCTGTGACCGTGCGTCCGTTCAACACCTTCGGCCCGCGCCAGTCGGCGCGTGCGGTGATCCCGACGATCATCAGCCAGCTCGCCGCGGGCAAGCGGGAGGTGCAGCTCGGAGCACTCACCCCCACGCGCGACTTCACCTACGTTCCCGACACCGTCTCCGGGTTCACCGCGGCGCTCACCAGCTCCGCCGGGGCAGGCGAGGTCATCAACCTGGGCGTCGGATTCGAGGTGTCGATCGGTCAGACGTTCGATCTCATCGCGGAGGTGATGGGCGTCGACGCCGTCGCGACCGAGGACCCGGCGCGTCTGCGACCGGCCAACTCGGAGGTCGAGCGCCTGTTCTCGGACAACACCAAGGCTCGCGAGATCCTCGGGTGGGCGCCGAAGTACGACGGTGCAGACGGATTCCGGGAGGGTCTGCGCGCAACCGCCGAGTGGTTCACCGACCCCGCCAACCTGGCCCGCTACCGCACCGACGCGTACGTCGTATGAGCACCCCCGAGGACCTCGTCCGCACCATCCGCAGTGTCGTGGGCGACGAGCCCTTCGTCGGGCTGCACGTTCCCGACATCGGGGAGCTCGAGAAGCGGCGGGTCGAGGAGTGCCTGGACTCGACATTCGTCTCGAGCGTCGGCGCCTTCGTCACCGACTTCGAGCGAGGCATCGCCGATTTCACGGGGGCCGGGCACGCGATCGCGGTGTCGAACGGCACGTCGGCGCTGCAGGTCGCCCTGCAGCTGGCTGGAGTAGGTGCGGGTGAGGACGTCATCGTGCCGACGCTGTCCTTCGTGGCGACGGCCAATGCGGTTGCGCACACGGGCGCGCGGCCCTTCTTCGTGGACAGCGATGAGGCCACGCTCGGGCTTTCCGTCGAGGCGGTCGCAGACGTGCTGCGGTCGGCGCGCGTCACGTCCGAAGGTCTCATGAATGCGGTAACCGGTCGTCGCATCGCCGCGATCGTCCCGATGCACACCCTCGGACATCCCATGCGCATCGCCGAACTGGTGTCGCTCGCGGCCGAGTACGACGTGCCCGTGGTGGAGGACGCAGCCGAGTCGCTGGGCAGCCGTG is a window of Microbacterium esteraromaticum DNA encoding:
- a CDS encoding CDP-glycerol glycerophosphotransferase family protein gives rise to the protein MGVVSDGKKAYRLLQKALASRSAVQRVRRRLAAQGPHPHQHYRIAVYFADGAVNMYQMRQWYRPLAELAKRWPVVVLSRSATGAEKLIEEDGPPVAFVPTVRDLEKFIAKQDIRIVLYVNQNTRNFQMFRYGRRWHVFINHGESDKMYMTTNQYKAYDYALIAGQAARERLSRTLWDYDLDKRAIEIGRPQADHYSGTLPYTPDERQVVLYAPTWEGDRPSAHYGSIVSHGEKLVTELLATGHHRVIYRPHPRSGVVDDEYGAAHRRILAAIAEANAANAAAQHVYDDGPELGWQLAAADVAVVDISAMVYDRLAAGKPLLITRPADERASIDTTGYLSACEWLTVDGAADIVAEVERVAADDEAVTRLRTWVQHYFGDTTPGAATAKFHGAIEQLMQKWDEWHARDAGGDAPDDDDQDAPEDDD
- a CDS encoding biotin--[acetyl-CoA-carboxylase] ligase translates to MQLPRTRALADPLIVLDTCGSTNAELRGRIEAGERLGHPAMLLTDAQTAGRGRLDRTWATPAGSALAASTLLRDLPADIDAWGWVPLAAGVAMTDAVAAQLPGRDVGLKWPNDVLVDGRKICGILAEVTAQGIVVGTGVNTSMTEAQLPVQTATSFAVLGVSVDADRLLAEYLSELIALVDGLIKSADAVASGLHAEAERRCLSIGRDVDVTLPGGDVLHGRAVRLQHDGCLVVDIGGTTRAVASGDVVHARLA
- a CDS encoding PH domain-containing protein is translated as MTQPVTLGGRPKMPPPGAPVEELLVARFRSHARRLFWPALLLIATTGATAYLYGNLPAPFEDWMLLAAAGIVILLFVVLPYLFWISRTCTITTRRVILREGLGSRRRRELSHMRGYSIGVRRGPLQRLWGAGTITLSNGVDAPMRLQNVPMANLVHEVLADQVEVNQILAHRDAQAASPSV
- a CDS encoding 5-(carboxyamino)imidazole ribonucleotide synthase codes for the protein MTVRVGVIGGGQLARMMIAPAVELGLDIRVLAEDEGMSAQLAATAVGDYRDLETVRAFANDVDVITFDHEHVPQEVLRALVADGAQVHPGPDALQYAQDKLVMRARLAELGVPQPDWAPVRDADELQRFIDEHNGGAVVKTPRGGYDGKGVRVVRSGAEAADWFDAAAGEALLVEELVSFRRELAQQIARRPSGDMAAYPVVETVQRDGVCAEVIAPAPDTTERLVEVAEQIGRRIAEGIGVTGMLAVELFETDDERILVNELAMRPHNSGHWSQDGAVTGQFEQHLRAVADLPLGGTEPRQPWTVMINILGGPQDGTLAERFAPAMQQHPEAKIHTYGKAPRPGRKVGHVNVSGDDLDDVAYIARVTASLFL
- the purE gene encoding 5-(carboxyamino)imidazole ribonucleotide mutase, with the protein product MGSDSDWRVMGDASQALTDFGIAHEVEVVSAHRTPDKLMSYAREARSRGVRVIIAGAGGAAHLPGMIASMTALPVIGVPVPLAYLDGMDSLLSIVQMPAGIPVATVSIGGARNAGLLAARILGTSDAALADRVEEYAAELERQVEQKNHRLKDSL